The Candidatus Woesearchaeota archaeon region AGGGCGTATTGGTTGCTTTTCTCTTGTGTTCTTGTTTCTCCAGCAAAGAAGGAAGAAAGGTGTGTTGGCACGTTGGATGAGGAAAAAGTGTTGGCGCAGCACGCAGCGTCGGGAACGCTTCGCGTCAAGGTTAAGACAAGGGCTGCAAAGACGGGAGTCCTCAGGGTCGACGAGCGTGGCGTAGTGCATAT contains the following coding sequences:
- a CDS encoding DUF167 domain-containing protein, encoding MLFSCVLVSPAKKEERCVGTLDEEKVLAQHAASGTLRVKVKTRAAKTGVLRVDERGVVHIAVAEAPERGKANAALVRFVSKALKRPVSITSGFSSREKLLRVEGKKEKNTL